In a genomic window of Acropora muricata isolate sample 2 chromosome 2, ASM3666990v1, whole genome shotgun sequence:
- the LOC136908725 gene encoding uncharacterized protein — protein MFNFRRIKLHRKELYTSLSLAIAVILSGALINDFVSIIYAEMPESSTHDFTFSILLSHCAALTLSILGFVYNSLAEKEIGTKIVQISAVLNLALFITRIIFELVFIEFRPEEMTTSS, from the exons ATG TTTAACTTCCGAAGAATTAAGCTCCACCGAAAAGAACTCTACACTTCGTTATCACTAGCGATAGCTGTGATTCTTTCTGGGGCCTTAATTAATGACTTTGTTTCAATTATCTATGCAGAGATGCCTGAGAGCTCGACTCATGATTTTACATTTTCTATCCTG CTATCGCATTGTGCAGCATTAACCCTATCTATCCTCGGATTTGTATACAACAGTTTAGCAGAGAAAGAAATAGGAACGAAAATCGTACAAATTTCAGCTG tGTTAAACTTGGCCTTATTTATCACAAGAATAATTTTCGAATTAGTTTTCATCGAATTCCGTCCAGAAGAAATGACAACTTCGTCATGA
- the LOC136909390 gene encoding CB1 cannabinoid receptor-interacting protein 1-like, translating into MMASFTSEERAFKVDINITKLDDSSPVFYKIDGERFKETHTLKLQIETTYRVSLEFRPPVEVSEISIGEGNLEYKLKRSDDKSSCYECSWSTNGISESKNKDRLHLVIFVKFADNKQLNAKVQCKMYSLKDKNHITWGSCLKNLQLDCKIKDGQTYVDVQQVLFK; encoded by the exons ATGATGGCGTCTTTCACGTCGGAAGAAAGAGCATTCAAAGTGGATATCAACATTACTAAGTTGGACGATTCTTCTCCAGTATTCTATAAAATCGATGGAGAAAGATTCAAGGAGACTCACACTTTGAAACTACAGATAGAAACCACTTACAGAGTCTCTCTTGAGTTTCGACCACCAGTTGAAGTCAG TGAAATTTCTATAGGAGAGGGAAATCTAGAATATAAACTGAAGAGAAGTGATGATAAATCATCCTGTTACGAGTGCTCCTGGTCTACGAATGGAATTAGTGAATCAAAAAACAAAGATCGGCTTCATCTGGTTATTTTTGTCAAGTTTGCTGACAACAAACAACTTAATGCCAAGGTTCAATGCAAGATGTATTCTTTAAAAGACAAGAATCACATCACATGGGGATCTTGCTTGAAAAACTTGCAGCTTGATTGCAAAATTAAAGATGGGCAAACCTATGTAGATGTTCAACAAGTTTTATTCAAGTAG
- the LOC136909388 gene encoding zinc finger FYVE domain-containing protein 21-like: MSSGKQLIRGKSGMRMIAASENERSPFLLEEPCWTDDDQFPNCVKCNRKFDFTHRRHHCRRCGMIFCGSCCDHKVMLPRLSFVDPVRVCGECSQICKREEEFFEKHLKILCNGAHFVVDESGPLTFLCKLEHHFHRELLFECSVPDRAAFHEPVLLEKIVSAQLVSNEDGLAVSGLILKYKQQGEMLEVKLTVVTSPDAERKQALSWLVAMQKAIKMLFEVGS; the protein is encoded by the exons ATGTCGTCGGGAAAACAACTTATTAGAGGCAAAAGTGGAATGCGAATGATTGCTGCATCTGAAAACGAACGAAGTCCTTTTCTATTAGAGGAACCTTGCTGGACTGATGATGATCAG ttTCCGAATTGTGTGAAGTGCAACCGAAAATTTGACTTCACTCATCGCAGG CATCACTGTAGAAGGTGTGGAATGATATTTTGTGGTTCTTGCTGTGACCACAAAGTTATGCTTCCAAGACTCAGTTTTGTTGATCCTGTCAGAGTTTGTGGAGAATGTTCACAAATATGCAAACGTGAAGaagaattctttgaaaaacatttgaagatCCTTTGCAATG GTGCACATTTTGTTGTTGATGAATCAGGACCCTTGACATTCCTTTGCAAACTTGAACATCATTTTCACAG AGAACTTCTGTTTGAGTGCTCTGTTCCAGATAGAGCTGCCTTCCACGAACCAGTGTTGCTGGAGAAAATTGTATCAGCTCAGCTTGTGTCTAATGAAG ATGGCTTGGCTGTGAGTGGTCTGATTCTCAAATACAAGCAACAAGGGGAAATGTTGGAAGTAAAACTTACAGTAGTGACATCACCAGATGCAGAGAGAAAACAGGCACTTTCCTGGTTGGTTGCAATGCAGAAA GCAATTAAGATGCTGTTTGAAGTGGGAAGTTAG
- the LOC136909387 gene encoding uncharacterized protein isoform X1 has protein sequence MAFAPGFWNRRGVLTVHHNFSKRNARKNGIEKEDIIDLVKSLGAVHDVLEEPQLWAEASIVQTLIYKRSNHKKEKYFQGLKKIAKCLNRLQELRIFDKVAKINDQFPKLTEQGSLKMETISNYPSIESIICLLGYLNGAAQLLLQLFSFLYLQVLSTCKETFQQCCFHLVGGFFVTLLLTCCSSLSRIWALSRSLYNHISACYNALFPWMNYLSDPHQVKNSEAKYLPVNLLQLDKLTVGQHNQSSDALTPYVKTATQWTLEELIGSEKQNHEELSVGTLASEEESLRKPACDLVQSLTLDNADMSLWQNSGLPSANKRFVSRKKLFSAVNSESTETLQKMADNACSIKKRKRSDNNNSEELENSTKKQKAGRKVKKSINQKSEKLSHNATNSKRNTDDLVEDQKYKQSSFETGKHASRKVACGDEIDDIFKVLEDQEFKSSFETRKHASKNVACGDEIDNIFKVLED, from the exons ATGGCGTTCGCCCCGGGATTTTGGAATCGCCGGGGAGTGTTGACTGTTCATCACAATTTTAGCAAAAGAAACGCTCGCAAAAATGGCATAGAAAAAG AAGATATTATAGACCTCGTTAAGTCGCTCGGCGCTGTCCATGATGTGCTGGAAGAACCACAACTATGGGCAGAAGCTTCTATCGTCCAAACCTTGATTTACAAACGAAGTAaccacaagaaagaaaaatattttcaaggaCTTAAAAAG aTTGCAAAGTGCCTAAACAGACTGCAAGAATTGAGGATTTTTGATAAGGTTGCTAAGATCAATGATCAATTTCCAAA GTTAACTGAGCAGGGGTCACTCAAAATGGAAACAATATCAAACTACCCCAGCATTGAATCAATTATTTGCCTTCTTGGATACCTTAATGGAGCTGCTCAGCTGTTGCTGCAG ttattttcctttttatacTTACAGGTATTGTCAACCTGCAAAGAAACATTTca GCAATGCTGTTTCCACCTGGTGGGTGGATTTTTTGTGACATTGCTTTTGACATGTTGTTCAAGTTTGAGCAGAATCTG GGCTCTTTCCAGAAGTCTTTACAACCACATTTCTGCATGTTACAATGCTCTTTTTCCTTGGATGAATTATCTCTCTGATCCCCATCAG GTAAAAAACTCTGAGGCAAAATATCTTCCAGTAAATCTCTTGCAACTTGACAAGTTAACGGTTGGACAACACAACCAAAGCAG CGATGCTTTGACACCATATGTAAAGACTGCAACACAGTGGACTCTGGAAGAGCTGATTggaagtgaaaaacaaaatcatgaaG aaTTATCTGTGGGAACATTGGCATCGGAGGAAGAATCTTTAAGAAAACCAGCTTGTGATCTTGTACAGTCTTTAACACTTGACAACGCTGACATGTCCCTGTGG caGAACTCAGGTTTGCCCAGTGCCAATAAAAGGTTTGTGTCCAGGAAGAAATTATTTTCAGCAGTAAATTCAGAAAGTACTGAAACGCTGCAAAAGATGGCTGACAATGCTTGCTccattaagaaaagaaaaagatcagACAATAACAACAGTGAAGAACTTGAGAATtcaactaaaaaacaaaaagcaggCAGAAAGGTGAAGAAATCAATAAATCAGAAATCAGAAAAATTGTCACACAATGCAACTAACAGCAAAAGAAACACTGATGACTTAGTTGAAGACCAGAAATATAAGCAGTCATCCTTTGAAACAGGGAAACATGCTTCAAGAAAAGTTGCTTGTGGTGATGAAATTGATGATATCTTCAAAGTATTGGAAGATCAGGAGTTTAAGTCATCCTTTGAAACAAGGAAACATGCTTCAAAAAACGTTGCTTGTGGTGATGAAATTGATAATATCTTCAAAGTATTGGAGGATtag
- the LOC136909387 gene encoding uncharacterized protein isoform X2, which yields MAFAPGFWNRRGVLTVHHNFSKRNARKNGIEKEDIIDLVKSLGAVHDVLEEPQLWAEASIVQTLIYKRSNHKKEKYFQGLKKIAKCLNRLQELRIFDKVAKINDQFPKLTEQGSLKMETISNYPSIESIICLLGYLNGAAQLLLQLFSFLYLQVLSTCKETFQQCCFHLVGGFFVTLLLTCCSSLSRIWALSRSLYNHISACYNALFPWMNYLSDPHQVKNSEAKYLPVNLLQLDKLTVGQHNQSSDALTPYVKTATQWTLEELIGSEKQNHEELSVGTLASEEESLRKPACDLVQSLTLDNADMSLWNSGLPSANKRFVSRKKLFSAVNSESTETLQKMADNACSIKKRKRSDNNNSEELENSTKKQKAGRKVKKSINQKSEKLSHNATNSKRNTDDLVEDQKYKQSSFETGKHASRKVACGDEIDDIFKVLEDQEFKSSFETRKHASKNVACGDEIDNIFKVLED from the exons ATGGCGTTCGCCCCGGGATTTTGGAATCGCCGGGGAGTGTTGACTGTTCATCACAATTTTAGCAAAAGAAACGCTCGCAAAAATGGCATAGAAAAAG AAGATATTATAGACCTCGTTAAGTCGCTCGGCGCTGTCCATGATGTGCTGGAAGAACCACAACTATGGGCAGAAGCTTCTATCGTCCAAACCTTGATTTACAAACGAAGTAaccacaagaaagaaaaatattttcaaggaCTTAAAAAG aTTGCAAAGTGCCTAAACAGACTGCAAGAATTGAGGATTTTTGATAAGGTTGCTAAGATCAATGATCAATTTCCAAA GTTAACTGAGCAGGGGTCACTCAAAATGGAAACAATATCAAACTACCCCAGCATTGAATCAATTATTTGCCTTCTTGGATACCTTAATGGAGCTGCTCAGCTGTTGCTGCAG ttattttcctttttatacTTACAGGTATTGTCAACCTGCAAAGAAACATTTca GCAATGCTGTTTCCACCTGGTGGGTGGATTTTTTGTGACATTGCTTTTGACATGTTGTTCAAGTTTGAGCAGAATCTG GGCTCTTTCCAGAAGTCTTTACAACCACATTTCTGCATGTTACAATGCTCTTTTTCCTTGGATGAATTATCTCTCTGATCCCCATCAG GTAAAAAACTCTGAGGCAAAATATCTTCCAGTAAATCTCTTGCAACTTGACAAGTTAACGGTTGGACAACACAACCAAAGCAG CGATGCTTTGACACCATATGTAAAGACTGCAACACAGTGGACTCTGGAAGAGCTGATTggaagtgaaaaacaaaatcatgaaG aaTTATCTGTGGGAACATTGGCATCGGAGGAAGAATCTTTAAGAAAACCAGCTTGTGATCTTGTACAGTCTTTAACACTTGACAACGCTGACATGTCCCTGTGG AACTCAGGTTTGCCCAGTGCCAATAAAAGGTTTGTGTCCAGGAAGAAATTATTTTCAGCAGTAAATTCAGAAAGTACTGAAACGCTGCAAAAGATGGCTGACAATGCTTGCTccattaagaaaagaaaaagatcagACAATAACAACAGTGAAGAACTTGAGAATtcaactaaaaaacaaaaagcaggCAGAAAGGTGAAGAAATCAATAAATCAGAAATCAGAAAAATTGTCACACAATGCAACTAACAGCAAAAGAAACACTGATGACTTAGTTGAAGACCAGAAATATAAGCAGTCATCCTTTGAAACAGGGAAACATGCTTCAAGAAAAGTTGCTTGTGGTGATGAAATTGATGATATCTTCAAAGTATTGGAAGATCAGGAGTTTAAGTCATCCTTTGAAACAAGGAAACATGCTTCAAAAAACGTTGCTTGTGGTGATGAAATTGATAATATCTTCAAAGTATTGGAGGATtag
- the LOC136909387 gene encoding uncharacterized protein isoform X4, whose translation MAFAPGFWNRRGVLTVHHNFSKRNARKNGIEKEDIIDLVKSLGAVHDVLEEPQLWAEASIVQTLIYKRSNHKKEKYFQGLKKIAKCLNRLQELRIFDKVAKINDQFPKLTEQGSLKMETISNYPSIESIICLLGYLNGAAQLLLQVLSTCKETFQQCCFHLVGGFFVTLLLTCCSSLSRIWALSRSLYNHISACYNALFPWMNYLSDPHQVKNSEAKYLPVNLLQLDKLTVGQHNQSSDALTPYVKTATQWTLEELIGSEKQNHEELSVGTLASEEESLRKPACDLVQSLTLDNADMSLWNSGLPSANKRFVSRKKLFSAVNSESTETLQKMADNACSIKKRKRSDNNNSEELENSTKKQKAGRKVKKSINQKSEKLSHNATNSKRNTDDLVEDQKYKQSSFETGKHASRKVACGDEIDDIFKVLEDQEFKSSFETRKHASKNVACGDEIDNIFKVLED comes from the exons ATGGCGTTCGCCCCGGGATTTTGGAATCGCCGGGGAGTGTTGACTGTTCATCACAATTTTAGCAAAAGAAACGCTCGCAAAAATGGCATAGAAAAAG AAGATATTATAGACCTCGTTAAGTCGCTCGGCGCTGTCCATGATGTGCTGGAAGAACCACAACTATGGGCAGAAGCTTCTATCGTCCAAACCTTGATTTACAAACGAAGTAaccacaagaaagaaaaatattttcaaggaCTTAAAAAG aTTGCAAAGTGCCTAAACAGACTGCAAGAATTGAGGATTTTTGATAAGGTTGCTAAGATCAATGATCAATTTCCAAA GTTAACTGAGCAGGGGTCACTCAAAATGGAAACAATATCAAACTACCCCAGCATTGAATCAATTATTTGCCTTCTTGGATACCTTAATGGAGCTGCTCAGCTGTTGCTGCAG GTATTGTCAACCTGCAAAGAAACATTTca GCAATGCTGTTTCCACCTGGTGGGTGGATTTTTTGTGACATTGCTTTTGACATGTTGTTCAAGTTTGAGCAGAATCTG GGCTCTTTCCAGAAGTCTTTACAACCACATTTCTGCATGTTACAATGCTCTTTTTCCTTGGATGAATTATCTCTCTGATCCCCATCAG GTAAAAAACTCTGAGGCAAAATATCTTCCAGTAAATCTCTTGCAACTTGACAAGTTAACGGTTGGACAACACAACCAAAGCAG CGATGCTTTGACACCATATGTAAAGACTGCAACACAGTGGACTCTGGAAGAGCTGATTggaagtgaaaaacaaaatcatgaaG aaTTATCTGTGGGAACATTGGCATCGGAGGAAGAATCTTTAAGAAAACCAGCTTGTGATCTTGTACAGTCTTTAACACTTGACAACGCTGACATGTCCCTGTGG AACTCAGGTTTGCCCAGTGCCAATAAAAGGTTTGTGTCCAGGAAGAAATTATTTTCAGCAGTAAATTCAGAAAGTACTGAAACGCTGCAAAAGATGGCTGACAATGCTTGCTccattaagaaaagaaaaagatcagACAATAACAACAGTGAAGAACTTGAGAATtcaactaaaaaacaaaaagcaggCAGAAAGGTGAAGAAATCAATAAATCAGAAATCAGAAAAATTGTCACACAATGCAACTAACAGCAAAAGAAACACTGATGACTTAGTTGAAGACCAGAAATATAAGCAGTCATCCTTTGAAACAGGGAAACATGCTTCAAGAAAAGTTGCTTGTGGTGATGAAATTGATGATATCTTCAAAGTATTGGAAGATCAGGAGTTTAAGTCATCCTTTGAAACAAGGAAACATGCTTCAAAAAACGTTGCTTGTGGTGATGAAATTGATAATATCTTCAAAGTATTGGAGGATtag
- the LOC136909389 gene encoding uncharacterized protein, translating into MASQSLFSFVYIVFLSVQNLGNSDSLILKDSSEEIRGVWTWIGGSKQRNQKNAIDHNQQYPGSRYEASSWLDSNGTVWIFGGRGAESRKPLDELWSFDATRRQWHFHEFNKTLDTNEQKPPPSFGATSCSIGNKVILVSCLGAFIFRYDKNQWTALNNQTESPQPRSHAASWCDTDKGMLFIFGGYSKQRLGDFWKFSLEEMKWTEIKVNTSVVPSSRSKASAWIHHWSGDLYMFGGSTNAGLTSEFWKFSLETSEWMKVSGTTGQDKCAGKYGKQGVPSSTNHPGCREGAASWIYKGHLCLFGGSGFDNFSRGIFAMSDLLSDFWVYNTSVSHWVWIGGLSRGEGIPFFGEKGKQDVHAIPGPREGATSFSIGETLWLFGGSGHDVKQYDGFLNDLWMWEQITLHIRGDTVLITSHTPGDTIHVSFGFRVLIAIFILILALVGTIITCYSKECRFFHLKRGLRPVVKYKPVEVEMIQVAQPELHAPLEEPANRNL; encoded by the exons ATGGCTTCGCAGTCTTTGTTTAGTTTTGTGTATATTGTATTTCTCAGTGTTCAGAATTTAGGTAATTCTGACAGCTTAATCCTTAAGGATAGCTCTGAAGAAATTAGAG GAGTTTGGACGTGGATTGGAggaagtaaacaaagaaatcagAAAAATGCAATAGATCACAACCAGCAATATCCAGGAAGTAGGTATGAGGCATCAAGCTGGCTGGATTCAAATGGAACAGTGTGGATCTTTGGTGGGAGAGGAGCTGAAAGCAGAAAACCATTAGATGAGCTTTGGTCATTTGATGCTACAAGGAGACAATGGCATTTTCATGAGTTCAACAAAACTTTAGACACTAATGAACAAAAACCACCTCCATCCTTTGGGGCTACATCTTGTAGCATTGGAAACAAGGTCATATTAGTTTCATGCTTGGGTGCCTTTATCTTTCGTTATGATAAAAATCAGTGGACAGCTCTCAACAATCAAACAGAGTCTCCTCAGCCAAGAAGTCATGCAGCATCCTGGTGTGACACTGACAAAGGAATGCTATTCATTTTTGGTGGTTACTCAAAACAGAGACTTGGtgatttttggaaattttcattggaagaaatgAAATGGACAGAAATTAAAGTGAACACAAGTGTTGTTCCCAGTTCCCGTTCCAAAGCATCTGCTTGGATTCATCATTGGTCGGGGGACCTCTACATGTTTGGTGGTTCAACCAATGCTGGTCTAACATCagaattttggaaattttcatTGGAAACTTCAGAGTGGATGAAAGTTAGTGGAACGACTGGTCAAGATAAGTGTGCTGGAAAGTACGGAAAACAGGGGGTTCCTTCAAGTACTAACCACCCTGGCTGCAGGGAAGGTGCAGCATCATGGATTTACAAAGGTCATCTGTGTTTGTTTGGTGGTTCAGGTTTCGATAATTTTTCGCGCGGCATTTTTGCCATGTCAGATCTCCTCTCAGATTTCTGGGTTTACAATACTTCTGTCAGTCATTGGGTCTGGATTGGTGGTTTAAGCAGAGGAGAAGGCATTCCATTTTTTGGTGAGAAAGGAAAGCAAGATGTACATGCAATCCCTGGTCCAAGAGAAGGTGCCACCTCATTTTCTATTGGAGAGACACTGTGGCTGTTTGGGGGCAGTGGGCATGATGTGAAACAGTATGATGGGTTTTTGAATGATCTTTGGATGTGGGAACAGATAACATTGCACATTCGTGGAGATACCGTTCTTATAACATCGCACACTCCTGGAGATACTATTCATGTTTCTTTTGGGTTTCGAGTACTGATTGCCATCTTCATCTTGATACTTGCCTTGGTGGGAACTATAATCACCTGTTACAGCAAGGAGTGTCGTTTCTTTCATCTGAAAAGAGGCCTTCGCCCAGTTGTGAAGTACAAACCTGTGGAAGTTGAGATGATACAGGTGGCACAACCAGAGCTACATGCTCCATTGGAGGAGCCAGCCAATAGGAACTTGTAA
- the LOC136909387 gene encoding uncharacterized protein isoform X3: MAFAPGFWNRRGVLTVHHNFSKRNARKNGIEKEDIIDLVKSLGAVHDVLEEPQLWAEASIVQTLIYKRSNHKKEKYFQGLKKIAKCLNRLQELRIFDKVAKINDQFPKLTEQGSLKMETISNYPSIESIICLLGYLNGAAQLLLQVLSTCKETFQQCCFHLVGGFFVTLLLTCCSSLSRIWALSRSLYNHISACYNALFPWMNYLSDPHQVKNSEAKYLPVNLLQLDKLTVGQHNQSSDALTPYVKTATQWTLEELIGSEKQNHEELSVGTLASEEESLRKPACDLVQSLTLDNADMSLWQNSGLPSANKRFVSRKKLFSAVNSESTETLQKMADNACSIKKRKRSDNNNSEELENSTKKQKAGRKVKKSINQKSEKLSHNATNSKRNTDDLVEDQKYKQSSFETGKHASRKVACGDEIDDIFKVLEDQEFKSSFETRKHASKNVACGDEIDNIFKVLED, encoded by the exons ATGGCGTTCGCCCCGGGATTTTGGAATCGCCGGGGAGTGTTGACTGTTCATCACAATTTTAGCAAAAGAAACGCTCGCAAAAATGGCATAGAAAAAG AAGATATTATAGACCTCGTTAAGTCGCTCGGCGCTGTCCATGATGTGCTGGAAGAACCACAACTATGGGCAGAAGCTTCTATCGTCCAAACCTTGATTTACAAACGAAGTAaccacaagaaagaaaaatattttcaaggaCTTAAAAAG aTTGCAAAGTGCCTAAACAGACTGCAAGAATTGAGGATTTTTGATAAGGTTGCTAAGATCAATGATCAATTTCCAAA GTTAACTGAGCAGGGGTCACTCAAAATGGAAACAATATCAAACTACCCCAGCATTGAATCAATTATTTGCCTTCTTGGATACCTTAATGGAGCTGCTCAGCTGTTGCTGCAG GTATTGTCAACCTGCAAAGAAACATTTca GCAATGCTGTTTCCACCTGGTGGGTGGATTTTTTGTGACATTGCTTTTGACATGTTGTTCAAGTTTGAGCAGAATCTG GGCTCTTTCCAGAAGTCTTTACAACCACATTTCTGCATGTTACAATGCTCTTTTTCCTTGGATGAATTATCTCTCTGATCCCCATCAG GTAAAAAACTCTGAGGCAAAATATCTTCCAGTAAATCTCTTGCAACTTGACAAGTTAACGGTTGGACAACACAACCAAAGCAG CGATGCTTTGACACCATATGTAAAGACTGCAACACAGTGGACTCTGGAAGAGCTGATTggaagtgaaaaacaaaatcatgaaG aaTTATCTGTGGGAACATTGGCATCGGAGGAAGAATCTTTAAGAAAACCAGCTTGTGATCTTGTACAGTCTTTAACACTTGACAACGCTGACATGTCCCTGTGG caGAACTCAGGTTTGCCCAGTGCCAATAAAAGGTTTGTGTCCAGGAAGAAATTATTTTCAGCAGTAAATTCAGAAAGTACTGAAACGCTGCAAAAGATGGCTGACAATGCTTGCTccattaagaaaagaaaaagatcagACAATAACAACAGTGAAGAACTTGAGAATtcaactaaaaaacaaaaagcaggCAGAAAGGTGAAGAAATCAATAAATCAGAAATCAGAAAAATTGTCACACAATGCAACTAACAGCAAAAGAAACACTGATGACTTAGTTGAAGACCAGAAATATAAGCAGTCATCCTTTGAAACAGGGAAACATGCTTCAAGAAAAGTTGCTTGTGGTGATGAAATTGATGATATCTTCAAAGTATTGGAAGATCAGGAGTTTAAGTCATCCTTTGAAACAAGGAAACATGCTTCAAAAAACGTTGCTTGTGGTGATGAAATTGATAATATCTTCAAAGTATTGGAGGATtag
- the LOC136909387 gene encoding uncharacterized protein isoform X5, giving the protein MKSFSSLDELVEDMGELSDKTDERIAKCLNRLQELRIFDKVAKINDQFPKLTEQGSLKMETISNYPSIESIICLLGYLNGAAQLLLQLFSFLYLQVLSTCKETFQQCCFHLVGGFFVTLLLTCCSSLSRIWALSRSLYNHISACYNALFPWMNYLSDPHQVKNSEAKYLPVNLLQLDKLTVGQHNQSSDALTPYVKTATQWTLEELIGSEKQNHEELSVGTLASEEESLRKPACDLVQSLTLDNADMSLWQNSGLPSANKRFVSRKKLFSAVNSESTETLQKMADNACSIKKRKRSDNNNSEELENSTKKQKAGRKVKKSINQKSEKLSHNATNSKRNTDDLVEDQKYKQSSFETGKHASRKVACGDEIDDIFKVLEDQEFKSSFETRKHASKNVACGDEIDNIFKVLED; this is encoded by the exons ATGAAGTCATTTTCATCGTTGGACGAGTTAGTGGAAGACATGGGTGAATTAAGTGACAAAACTGATGAAAGG aTTGCAAAGTGCCTAAACAGACTGCAAGAATTGAGGATTTTTGATAAGGTTGCTAAGATCAATGATCAATTTCCAAA GTTAACTGAGCAGGGGTCACTCAAAATGGAAACAATATCAAACTACCCCAGCATTGAATCAATTATTTGCCTTCTTGGATACCTTAATGGAGCTGCTCAGCTGTTGCTGCAG ttattttcctttttatacTTACAGGTATTGTCAACCTGCAAAGAAACATTTca GCAATGCTGTTTCCACCTGGTGGGTGGATTTTTTGTGACATTGCTTTTGACATGTTGTTCAAGTTTGAGCAGAATCTG GGCTCTTTCCAGAAGTCTTTACAACCACATTTCTGCATGTTACAATGCTCTTTTTCCTTGGATGAATTATCTCTCTGATCCCCATCAG GTAAAAAACTCTGAGGCAAAATATCTTCCAGTAAATCTCTTGCAACTTGACAAGTTAACGGTTGGACAACACAACCAAAGCAG CGATGCTTTGACACCATATGTAAAGACTGCAACACAGTGGACTCTGGAAGAGCTGATTggaagtgaaaaacaaaatcatgaaG aaTTATCTGTGGGAACATTGGCATCGGAGGAAGAATCTTTAAGAAAACCAGCTTGTGATCTTGTACAGTCTTTAACACTTGACAACGCTGACATGTCCCTGTGG caGAACTCAGGTTTGCCCAGTGCCAATAAAAGGTTTGTGTCCAGGAAGAAATTATTTTCAGCAGTAAATTCAGAAAGTACTGAAACGCTGCAAAAGATGGCTGACAATGCTTGCTccattaagaaaagaaaaagatcagACAATAACAACAGTGAAGAACTTGAGAATtcaactaaaaaacaaaaagcaggCAGAAAGGTGAAGAAATCAATAAATCAGAAATCAGAAAAATTGTCACACAATGCAACTAACAGCAAAAGAAACACTGATGACTTAGTTGAAGACCAGAAATATAAGCAGTCATCCTTTGAAACAGGGAAACATGCTTCAAGAAAAGTTGCTTGTGGTGATGAAATTGATGATATCTTCAAAGTATTGGAAGATCAGGAGTTTAAGTCATCCTTTGAAACAAGGAAACATGCTTCAAAAAACGTTGCTTGTGGTGATGAAATTGATAATATCTTCAAAGTATTGGAGGATtag